From a single Sander vitreus isolate 19-12246 chromosome 4, sanVit1, whole genome shotgun sequence genomic region:
- the kcna3a gene encoding potassium voltage-gated channel subfamily A member 3: protein MTVENMLEDPAVLSAPHLSVDRYERGRQGCCQRVVINISGLRFETQLKTFNQFPDTLLGDPRKRMRHFDPLRNEYFFDRNRPSFDAILYYYQSGGRIRRPVNVPIDIFSEEIRFYQLGEEAMEKFRDDEGFIKEEERILPKKDFQKQVWLLFEYPESSGPARGIAIVSVLVILISIVIFCMETLPEFRDERDQATVAPAANGTAPYVPSPFTDPFFIIETLCIIWFSFELLVRFFACPSKATFSKNIMNIIDIVAIIPYFITMGTELAESETNGSQQAMSLAILRVIRLVRVFRIFKLSRHSKGLQILGQTLKASMRELGLLIFFLFIGVILFSSAVYFAEADDPSSSFTSIPDAFWWAVVTMTTVGYGDMHPVTIGGKIVGSLCAIAGVLTIALPVPVIVSNFNYFYHRETDGEEHPQYVHTSSCEHLPSEELRRSCSSSSLSKSEYMVIEDSAFKQPNFTTENNQNSVNIKKIFTDV, encoded by the coding sequence ATGACGGTGGAAAACATGCTGGAGGACCCCGCCGTGCTTTCGGCGCCTCACCTGTCGGTGGATCGATATGAGCGCGGCCGGCAGGGATGCTGCCAGAGGGTGGTCATCAACATTTCGGGTTTGCGCTTTGAGACGCAACTTAAAACTTTCAACCAGTTCCCAGACACGCTGCTGGGGGACCCCAGGAAAAGGATGCGCCACTTTGACCCATTGAGGAACGAGTACTTCTTTGACAGGAACAGACCCAGCTTTGATGCCATCCTGTACTACTACCAGTCAGGGGGGCGCATACGGAGACCTGTTAACGTCCCCATTGATATTTTTTCCGAGGAGATCCGGTTTTATCAACTCGGAGAGGAGGCCATGGAGAAATTCCGTGATGATGAAGGTTTTATAAAAGAAGAGGAGCGCATACTGCCCAAAAAAGATTTCCAAAAGCAGGTTTGGCTTTTGTTTGAATACCCTGAAAGCTCTGGACCAGCGAGGGGAATAGCCATAGTTTCAGTGCTTGTTATTTTGATTTCAATTGTTATTTTCTGCATGGAAACTCTGCCGGAATTTCGGGATGAGAGAGACCAAGCCACAGTGGCACCCGCGGCCAATGGCACTGCTCCCTACGTGCCAAGCCCGTTCACAGACCCCTTCTTCATCATAGAGACCCTGTGCATCATATGGTTCTCTTTCGAGTTGCTGGTCAGGTTTTTCGCCTGCCCCAGCAAAGCTACCTTCTCCAAAAACATCATGAATATCATTGACATCGTCGCCATAATCCCATACTTTATCACTATGGGCACTGAGCTGGCCGAGAGTGAAACCAACGGCAGCCAGCAGGCGATGTCCCTCGCCATCCTGAGGGTTATCAGACTGGTGAGAGTCTTTCGCATTTTTAAGCTGTCGCGTCACTCAAAGGGACTTCAGATTTTGGGACAGACCCTCAAGGCCAGCATGAGGGAGCTCGGCTTGCTCATATTCTTCCTTTTCATCGGAGTTATTCTCTTCTCCAGCGCGGTTTACTTTGCAGAAGCAGACGACCCCTCGTCCAGTTTCACCAGCATCCCAGATGCGTTTTGGTGGGCAGTGGTCACCATGACCACTGTCGGATATGGAGACATGCATCCGGTGACCATTGGTGGGAAAATAGTGGGGTCTCTGTGCGCAATAGCAGGCGTGCTGACCATTGCCTTACCCGTGCCAGTGATTGTGTCCAATTTCAACTACTTTTACCACAGGGAGACTGATGGAGAGGAGCACCCACAGTACGTGCACACCAGCAGCTGTGAGCACCTCCCCTCGGAGGAGCTGAGGAGGTCCTGCAGTTCCTCATCCCTCAGCAAGTCTGAGTACATGGTGATAGAGGACAGTGCGTTCAAACAGCCTAACTTCACCACCGAAAACAACCAGAACTCCGTCAACATCAAAAAGATCTTCACAGACGTGTAA